Genomic segment of Pseudomonas sp. DY-1:
GTCTATTTCCGCGCCAGCACCATCCTTGCCCGTAGCCGGGAAGAACAGGTCGATGAAGGGCGCGTAGCCCGTATCGGTGGTGATATTGGTAAACGTAACGTTGAAGCTGAAGGTTTCTCCCAGCAGCACATCCGCGCCACCGGTGAGGGTGGTGGTCGGCCCGGCCGCCAGCAGCCGGTCGTAGCCAGCGGTGGCCGCGACAGCCAGCGCGATGGGCTTGTCGATGTCGCCGCGGGCGACTTCCAGCTCCCAGTCGCCGCCCGCGCGGGCACTGCCGGTGTCATCGCTGGAGGCTGCGACGTCGGCGCCGGTCCAGCGCGCCAGCTCGTTGACCAGGGTGCGCCCGGCGCTGCCTTCGCCGACCTTGCAACCATAAAGCTGGATATCGGCGCCTTCGCTGAGCGACTGGCTCCACTGGCTGAGGGGCTGGGCGAACTGGTCGATGTTGTCGGCGGTCAGGGTGGTCTTGCCGAGGGTGAACTCGCCTGAAGCACCGTGGGACAGGATCTGGATGGAATCCACCTGGCCAAGCTGGGCCAGTGCAGCAGAGATGGCGGCGAGGCCATCCTGGTTGGCTTCCACCACCAGTACTTCGACATTGCCTGGGAGCTGCGCCGTCAGCTTCTCGCGACCGTCTATACGGCTGTCGAGCACCAGCAGGTGGCGGCTTGCGGAAGGTTGCTGGCCGGGCTCGCTGCGGGCGTCGCTGGGCGTGGCGTGATCGGCGACGGGTTTGCCGGCGTCGCCAGTGTCCTGGTGCTGCTGGTCCGCTGCGGTGGCGGCTGCACCGTCGAAGAGAATGCGGGGCTCCAGGGCCAGGGCACGGCGCTGGGGTCTGAATGCGGGCGGCACAAAGGTACCGGGCTTGGTATCAATATCCATATGTTCACCAAGAAACCTGTCACGTATGGGCAGGCCTGCAACGTTTGAGATTCAGTACATCGAGAGCACCTCGCGCCCCGGAGGGTGCAAGATGCGGGTTCAACCTGTACTGGGTACTGCGGCGCAGAAACCCGGCGTCGTCCGGGGCATGTCGATGACCCGTCAAAAGCCAAGGTGGGAAGTTTCGCCTGTCTGCGGCCGAGTCCAGTCCTGAAGTCCGGTTTGCTGAGCAGAAGTCCGTTTTCTGTCAGAAAATTCTCACGATGAGCCTACACAAGTTTTTTTGAAACGCCAGCCCATCCGTCCGCCACAAGGCGTGGCAAATCCAGCTGCCGCGCTACTTTCGAGGCGAAACCGTGACGGGGTCGGCCATCGCATGTAGAGATCGAGAGTGCGGATGAATCCCCAACTGGCGAGCCGGGGTGAATCAGGCGCGCAGGGAGGCAACCCCGGTTCAACGAACTGAACTAGGCTGCAACTGGCCGGGCCAGGAGTTGGGGGCGCCCGGCGAACAAAAAGAATTGGCTGGAGCGCGCTACATGGACAAACGGATCAGTTGGTGGGGAGCCACGATCTTCTGGATTTTCTCGATGGTGCTTTCCGCTACCGCACATGGCGCCGATGAAGCGGCGACCGCCGCGGCGGAACCCTCCGAACTGAAAATCGCCAATCGCAGCATCTTCGTCTTTCGTGCCACGCTCCTGGGTGAATCACCCGCCGCTCGCGCTAGCCGCGCCCGCGCCGTGATCCGCGAGATGCTGGACGGCACTGAGGAGACCGACGTCAGGCTCGATAGCATCCAGGACAACTACATGGTGTTGCTGGGTGACCGGCGCGCCTTCATCGTCTCGCCGAACGATCTGGATGCCGGTGAAACCTCGGTGCGGCAGGATGCCGAAGACGCGGCCCAGCGGTTGCGCCTGGTGGTGGCGGAGTCTGCGCAAGCCCGTAGTCTGCGCTTCCTGCTGACCGCAGGCGGGTACTCGGTGGCGGCCACGCTGCTGTATATCGCATTGTTGAAATTGCTCGGCTGGGCGCATCGCAAGGCGTTGTCCTGGTTACCCAGGCACATGCGCAGGCACACCAGTGCACTGAAGATCGGGGAAACCCAGCTGGTGGATACCAGCAACCTGTTTCCGGTGGTTCGGCGCCTGTTGGCACTGGTGTTCTGGTCACTGGTGCTGCTGCTCACCTATGAATGGCTGAGCTTCGTACTACAGCGATTCCCCTATACCCGGCCCTGGGGCGAAAGCCTGAACCACTACCTGGTGGACCTGGTGCGTTATGTACTGGACGCCATGGTCAGCGCCATACCGGGACTGGTCATCGCGCTGCTGATCTTCTTCATCGCGCGCGGCATCAGCGCCTTCAGCAAACGTCTGCTGGAGCGCCTTTCCCGTCCTGGCACCATCACCTGGCTCAACGACGAAACACTGCAACCCACCACGCGTCTGACTTCACTGGCCATCTGGCTGTTCGCCCTGGCCATGGCCTATCCCTACCTGCCGGGCGCCGGGACCGAGGCGTTCAAAGGGTTGTCCGTGCTGATCGGTCTGATGATTTCCCTGGGCGCGTCCAGCGTGGTCGGGCAGGCAGCGGCAGGGCTGATTCTGACTTACACCCGCACCCTGAGGCCCGGCGAGTACGTCCGCATTGGCGACAACGAGGGTACAGTCACCGAGCTGGGTATGTTCACCACCAGTATCCGCACCGGCCTGGGTGAGGTGCTGACCATCCCCAACTCGATGATCACCGGCTCGGTGACGCGCAACTACTCCCGCGTCGTGCAGGGCCGGGGCTATGTGGTGGATACCACTGTGACCATCGGCTACGACACGCCCTGGCGCCAGGTCGAGGCCATGCTGCTGGAAGCGGCCCGACGCACTCCCGGCATCCTCCAGAATCCCGTGCCACAGGTGTTCCAGACGGCGCTGTCGGACTTCTACCCCGAGTACCGGCTGGTGGCACAGGCAGTGCCCAGCGAACCACGTCCACGGGCCGAGCTGCTGACGATGCTGCACGCCAATATCCAGGACGTGTTCAACGAGTACGGCGTGCAGATCATGTCGCCGCACTACCTGGGCGATCCCACGCAGGAGAAGTGGGTGCCAAAGGAGCGCTGGTACACGGCACCCGCCAGAGAAGTGGATCAGGAAGAAGGCGGGCGGTGATCGAATCCGTCCTGGACTCGCTGCAAACAGGAAATAAGCCCGACCAGGGGCAAGTCGAACTGATCATGGAGCAAGGGAATGAGGGGGCGAGATTCGGAGGGACGACTTTGCGCCGTTCTGCAGTCCGCAGTGTTGACGCTGGCGCTGATGACGGGGCAGGCAGCCTGGGCTGTCGGGGAAGCGCCAGGCAGGTTGCCGGGACCTGCCAGCGAGGTGGAAGGCTATGCCGCCAGCGACAGTTGCCTGGGATGTCACGCCACGGAGGCCGGGCAATGGAAAGACTCCGACCACGGTTGGGCCATGCGCAAGGCAGAGGCAGGCAATGTGCTGGGCGACTTCGATGCGGCCACTTTCGATGAGGTTGGTGTCAAGGCGCGTTTCTTCCGCAAGGGCGATGACTACTTCGTCAACACGGAAGGTGAAGACGGCAAGTCCGCTGACTTCCAGATCCTCTACACCTTCGGCTTCTCCCCGTTGCAGCAGTACCTGGTGGCCCTGCCGCGTGGACGCCTGCAGGCCCTGACGATCGCCTGGGACAGCCGTCCCAAGGGGGAGGGTGGCCAACGCTGGTTCTCCCTCTATCCGGGGCAGCGTTTTGCGCCGAGCGACCCGCTGCACTGGACCGGCCGCTACCAGAACTGGAATGCCATGTGCGCTGACTGCCACTCGACGCGCCTGATGAAGAACTACGACGACAGGCAGGACAGCTTCGCCTCCACCTGGCACGAACAAACTGTCGGCTGCCAGGGTTGCCACGGTCCGGGCCAGGCTCACGTCGACTGGGCGAAGCAGGACAAGTCGGCCAACAAGACCTACGCTGCGGCCGCCGACCTGGGACTGAAGGTCGACTTCAAGGCGTTGGGCAGCCAGGGTCTGGTGGAGCAGTGCGCCTACTGCCATAGCCGCCGACAGGGGCTGGGCACGGGGCAGGAACCGGGGCAGCCGCAACTGGATCAGAGCCTGCCGGCCACGCTGCGCGCGGGCCTCTACCACGCTGACGGCCAGATTGACGGCGAAGTCTATGAGTTCGGTTCGTTCACCCAGAGCAAGATGTACGCGGCCGGCGTTGCCTGTACCGACTGCCACAACCCGCATACCACCCAAGTGAAGATCGAAGGCAACGGCCTCTGCCTGCAATGCCACAACAGCAATCCGCCGCTGGCGCGCTTCGCCAGCCTCCCGTCCAAGGACTACGACAGCAAGGCTCACCACCGCCATGTGCCAGGCACGCCTGGTGCGCAGTGCGTCAACTGCCACATGCCGAGCAAGACTTACATGGTCGTGGACCCGCGCTGCGATCACAGCCTGCGCATTCCGCGCCCGGACCTGGCCGACAAGGACGGAAGCCCGGATGCTTGCACCAGCTGCCATCAGGACCAGAAACCCGCATGGGCAGCCAAGGCCATTGAAGGCTGGTTCGGCAAGCCGCAACGGCCACCGCACTATGGCGAGGACCTTCATGCGGTGCGCAGCGGCCAGGGTATCTCGCTGAGCCTGCTCGGCTCGGTGTTGGCGGACAAGGGCAAGCCGGCCATCGTCCGCGCCACCGCCGCCGAGCAGATGGCCGACCTCGGCCCGCCGGCCATCTCCAATTTGCAGTGGGCGCTCAAGGACGACAGCGAGCTGGTGCGTGCCTATGCCGTTTCGGGCTTTACCAGCGTGCCACCGGCCGAGCGGCTGAAGCCGTTGCTGGC
This window contains:
- a CDS encoding tetratricopeptide repeat protein, whose translation is MRGRDSEGRLCAVLQSAVLTLALMTGQAAWAVGEAPGRLPGPASEVEGYAASDSCLGCHATEAGQWKDSDHGWAMRKAEAGNVLGDFDAATFDEVGVKARFFRKGDDYFVNTEGEDGKSADFQILYTFGFSPLQQYLVALPRGRLQALTIAWDSRPKGEGGQRWFSLYPGQRFAPSDPLHWTGRYQNWNAMCADCHSTRLMKNYDDRQDSFASTWHEQTVGCQGCHGPGQAHVDWAKQDKSANKTYAAAADLGLKVDFKALGSQGLVEQCAYCHSRRQGLGTGQEPGQPQLDQSLPATLRAGLYHADGQIDGEVYEFGSFTQSKMYAAGVACTDCHNPHTTQVKIEGNGLCLQCHNSNPPLARFASLPSKDYDSKAHHRHVPGTPGAQCVNCHMPSKTYMVVDPRCDHSLRIPRPDLADKDGSPDACTSCHQDQKPAWAAKAIEGWFGKPQRPPHYGEDLHAVRSGQGISLSLLGSVLADKGKPAIVRATAAEQMADLGPPAISNLQWALKDDSELVRAYAVSGFTSVPPAERLKPLLALLDDPTRAVRDETVRALADVPPDLLPVERRAPFQALLADYERRLRGNADLPGGRLNLAVLLSRQGRDGEAMEEYRQALRLDPYFSPARVNLVTLASATQPDEAERLLREGLALEKMPETDHGNLAYMLALLLVERGRAEEALNWMEKAAVQLPGNSRIRYNQGLLLSRMHRRNDALSALRSGLEQSPSDPDLLYSLIYLHAVEGERSEAFEYVKRMREVAPDDPRLHAIEPYWRQ
- a CDS encoding mechanosensitive ion channel family protein, with the protein product MDKRISWWGATIFWIFSMVLSATAHGADEAATAAAEPSELKIANRSIFVFRATLLGESPAARASRARAVIREMLDGTEETDVRLDSIQDNYMVLLGDRRAFIVSPNDLDAGETSVRQDAEDAAQRLRLVVAESAQARSLRFLLTAGGYSVAATLLYIALLKLLGWAHRKALSWLPRHMRRHTSALKIGETQLVDTSNLFPVVRRLLALVFWSLVLLLTYEWLSFVLQRFPYTRPWGESLNHYLVDLVRYVLDAMVSAIPGLVIALLIFFIARGISAFSKRLLERLSRPGTITWLNDETLQPTTRLTSLAIWLFALAMAYPYLPGAGTEAFKGLSVLIGLMISLGASSVVGQAAAGLILTYTRTLRPGEYVRIGDNEGTVTELGMFTTSIRTGLGEVLTIPNSMITGSVTRNYSRVVQGRGYVVDTTVTIGYDTPWRQVEAMLLEAARRTPGILQNPVPQVFQTALSDFYPEYRLVAQAVPSEPRPRAELLTMLHANIQDVFNEYGVQIMSPHYLGDPTQEKWVPKERWYTAPAREVDQEEGGR